Proteins encoded in a region of the Pseudomonas putida genome:
- a CDS encoding DsbA family protein has protein sequence MEQKRPSIPMQVQAFRRRRWRPRWPWVLAAALVALLLIWLVSRTPGESSAPSRAPVSTAQVAGPPWQMGNPEGRFTLTLYADLECPFCREYFPQLKRWVGNNTDVALQWHHQPLAAHEPAASAEARLAECAAEAGGHAAFWQAVEWVYAHTRSDGQGLPDGLRYPETTSAIEQCMASERPNVAIRAQAAEATKSGVTATPSLRLLDRQTGQAILLQGPIEGDALLSAMDLLAAGEMASDAPGSPATPTSEMPADVVGDMPR, from the coding sequence ATGGAACAGAAACGTCCTTCCATTCCGATGCAGGTCCAGGCGTTCCGCCGTCGCCGCTGGCGGCCTCGCTGGCCCTGGGTATTGGCTGCTGCGCTGGTCGCGCTGCTGCTGATCTGGCTGGTGTCCCGGACGCCCGGCGAATCCTCAGCGCCGTCGCGCGCGCCGGTCAGCACGGCGCAGGTCGCTGGGCCACCCTGGCAGATGGGCAACCCGGAAGGCCGTTTCACGCTGACGCTCTATGCCGACCTGGAATGCCCGTTCTGCCGGGAGTATTTCCCGCAGCTCAAGCGCTGGGTCGGCAACAACACCGACGTGGCGCTGCAATGGCATCACCAGCCGCTGGCCGCGCACGAGCCTGCCGCGTCGGCCGAGGCACGTCTGGCCGAGTGCGCCGCCGAAGCGGGCGGGCATGCGGCGTTCTGGCAGGCGGTCGAATGGGTCTATGCCCACACGCGCAGCGACGGCCAGGGCTTGCCCGATGGCTTGCGTTACCCCGAAACAACGTCAGCCATCGAACAGTGCATGGCTAGCGAGCGCCCCAACGTGGCCATCCGCGCGCAGGCCGCGGAAGCCACCAAGAGCGGCGTGACCGCCACGCCGTCGCTGCGACTGCTCGATCGCCAGACGGGCCAGGCCATCCTGTTGCAGGGGCCGATCGAGGGCGATGCCTTGCTCTCGGCCATGGACCTGCTGGCGGCCGGGGAAATGGCCAGCGACGCGCCGGGTTCGCCCGCCACCCCCACATCCGAAATGCCTGCCGACGTTGTCGGCGACATGCCCAGGTAG